Proteins co-encoded in one Streptomyces sp. ALI-76-A genomic window:
- a CDS encoding competence protein CoiA family protein: MGYTAVHAGWGRLDASLDDLGCGRSWADVHRVKGLELACPECRGRVFARISPHRARHFYHQVRPHDCALANESPEHHLLKLELATAARAAGFRAELEVGNEARTWRADVLVFDRQDRPFMALEAQLSPMTPQDARMRTDRYAADGVAVCWVAMERRPWERGVPSLRVAPPRVRGDAWTVRHGMARYTWAAPRTVKAKAAWTHISCCLDEAVRWILQGRVHAHTGPDGTVWWTAHSYVHLAIARARLEADAEAVQQAAAAEQRRRAAQQQAAATERARLAAEQRRLAAEDRRLAVKEEAHEEQQAEQERLTDFFEHAGIKAGLWPAFMQLVCSASGKAVTCGDQSPAHGNGLLLYSRPRKGAGFQLAGVVCPDPLALAEWPADLTILVPGRAWLLRIEAAAQSPLKVAVLDPATKQCTYERVGPRTATLT; this comes from the coding sequence ATGGGGTACACCGCCGTGCATGCGGGGTGGGGCCGGCTGGATGCGTCGCTGGACGATCTCGGTTGTGGCCGGTCCTGGGCGGACGTCCACCGCGTGAAAGGGCTGGAGCTGGCGTGTCCGGAGTGCCGGGGAAGGGTGTTCGCGCGCATCTCCCCCCACCGCGCCAGGCACTTCTACCACCAGGTGCGGCCGCACGACTGCGCGCTGGCGAACGAGTCGCCGGAGCATCACCTGCTGAAACTGGAGCTGGCCACCGCCGCCCGGGCGGCGGGCTTCAGAGCTGAGCTGGAAGTCGGCAACGAAGCCCGGACCTGGCGTGCCGACGTACTGGTCTTCGACCGGCAGGACCGGCCGTTCATGGCGCTGGAGGCGCAGCTTTCGCCCATGACGCCGCAGGACGCGCGGATGCGGACGGATCGCTACGCGGCGGACGGTGTGGCGGTGTGCTGGGTGGCGATGGAGAGGCGGCCGTGGGAGCGCGGCGTGCCCTCCCTGCGGGTAGCGCCCCCCAGGGTCCGCGGGGACGCGTGGACGGTGCGCCATGGCATGGCGCGCTACACCTGGGCGGCGCCGCGCACGGTGAAGGCGAAGGCGGCGTGGACGCACATCAGCTGTTGTCTGGACGAGGCGGTCCGGTGGATTCTTCAGGGACGGGTCCATGCCCATACCGGCCCGGACGGCACGGTGTGGTGGACCGCCCACTCCTACGTCCACCTGGCCATCGCCCGGGCCCGGCTGGAGGCCGATGCCGAAGCCGTCCAACAGGCGGCTGCGGCCGAGCAACGCCGACGGGCCGCACAGCAGCAGGCCGCTGCCACCGAGCGAGCCCGACTGGCCGCCGAGCAGCGCAGACTGGCTGCCGAGGACCGTCGGCTGGCCGTCAAGGAAGAGGCGCATGAGGAGCAGCAGGCGGAGCAGGAGCGGCTGACGGACTTCTTCGAGCACGCGGGCATCAAGGCCGGGCTGTGGCCCGCGTTCATGCAGTTGGTCTGCTCCGCCTCCGGCAAGGCCGTCACATGCGGCGACCAGAGCCCCGCCCATGGCAACGGGCTGCTCCTCTACAGCCGTCCGCGCAAGGGGGCCGGGTTCCAGCTGGCCGGTGTGGTGTGCCCGGACCCCTTAGCGCTCGCCGAGTGGCCTGCGGACCTGACCATCCTGGTCCCCGGCCGGGCCTGGCTGTTGCGTATCGAGGCAGCCGCCCAAAGCCCGCTGAAGGTCGCCGTCTTGGATCCGGCCACCAAGCAGTGCACCTACGAACGGGTCGGCCCCCGGACCGCGACGCTGACGTGA
- a CDS encoding DUF6207 family protein, whose protein sequence is MKPISEAHVAQPGLAVVDVAACDDQTAFAVQALFAGRWATASADRTIRVPGEPGVRLRCYLDVRQELGSQL, encoded by the coding sequence ATGAAGCCGATCAGCGAAGCGCACGTGGCGCAGCCGGGCCTGGCCGTCGTCGACGTCGCAGCGTGCGACGACCAGACCGCGTTCGCCGTTCAGGCGCTGTTTGCCGGGCGCTGGGCGACCGCGTCGGCCGACCGCACGATTCGAGTGCCGGGCGAGCCGGGTGTACGGCTGCGCTGCTACCTCGATGTCCGCCAGGAGCTCGGATCACAGCTGTAA
- a CDS encoding HNH endonuclease family protein, whose protein sequence is MVKSVLRGLAAALVILSATVSSPAHAAETLPLTEAVDRLSVGTESREGYTRESFRHWNAGDTPTDGCHTRAEVLIHEAVQAPTIGANCRIEGGSWFSYYDGVTGESASGLDIDHMVPLAEAWDSGASAWSAQRREAYANDQGQEASLVAVTARSNRSKADQDPAQWLPPAADAHCRYAAEWVATKLRWSLTADELELAALHELAGNCPAQHVEYEPAT, encoded by the coding sequence ATGGTCAAGTCCGTGCTGCGCGGCCTCGCCGCTGCTCTCGTCATCCTGTCCGCCACCGTCTCCTCACCCGCCCACGCTGCAGAGACGCTGCCCCTGACGGAAGCGGTCGACAGACTCTCTGTGGGTACGGAGTCGCGTGAGGGCTACACCCGTGAGAGCTTCCGCCACTGGAATGCCGGCGACACCCCGACCGACGGCTGCCACACCCGCGCCGAGGTCCTCATCCACGAAGCCGTCCAAGCACCGACCATCGGAGCGAACTGCCGCATCGAGGGCGGGAGCTGGTTCTCCTACTACGACGGCGTCACCGGGGAGTCGGCATCCGGCCTGGACATCGACCATATGGTGCCCCTCGCCGAAGCCTGGGACAGTGGAGCATCGGCCTGGAGCGCGCAGCGCCGCGAGGCCTACGCCAACGACCAGGGCCAGGAGGCATCGCTGGTCGCGGTCACCGCCCGTTCCAACCGCAGCAAAGCCGACCAGGACCCGGCCCAGTGGCTCCCGCCCGCGGCCGACGCCCACTGTCGCTACGCCGCTGAGTGGGTGGCCACCAAACTCCGCTGGAGCCTGACCGCGGACGAACTCGAGCTGGCGGCCCTGCACGAACTGGCCGGCAACTGCCCGGCGCAGCACGTCGAGTACGAGCCAGCCACGTAA
- a CDS encoding serine/threonine protein kinase, with the protein MQFIVLPVRGRPVSPVPGQAFLVRNDWDDYSFKTTFLLLCVGPGGEIREIGGVKIGRFGMTGPARTPLPEDFETLDGAFFSLGLRDTYYERLRELGPDLQRTVLRALNDVSFDLDLFSRARTESVMGTSLLRSVSVDTVVGRFRGSDIPAGPPAAITDVTRRHLFDALRSTGASWSGSLDEVTFLRRLYDLDGLKSHDPRFTTAERDIVQHRYNNPEDWEDDWVFGDDRFGLADGSDEVLLRFLAEMLHPAVRTDPVEVQRLRAVVNDRLAPDGYELAEVRTVSGYPVYEARRIPARPGTPHPAPAAAPPAAPSGQDAYAAVRRAARGERKDYACTREPVPDGGQADVFEATHKTLGTTVALKKLHSKYPVERQVARMRREIEIGQLLDGLPHAMPILDFGADHTWFVMPWADATAAQRHELLREPAELRALVNALASVLAAAHEHGWLHRDIKPSNILYFNGRWTLADWGIVRRPRGQTTKVGRTGLYIGTEGFAAPELSGTPHEATASSDIYSIGRVIAWALTGKLPETNLPLMPPPGPWRTIVRATTHQDPQRRPQTVSDLLALIEREHAVIPEDPLPAAQTLLQAAGTGDSAAVDTLLTLVGDHPEDYELHVGVLAHLDTRQAGPALAREPAQAHDLLRALAEHVDGDDTHIVQFGAAARVVIWLYGICSYAADHRDWDLLEDAAHTMCTWDGAWDQWSAQDKIVSWLRALKSEAASVMAAVLREHPESAQHFSHIADDRTADPRIRQALRTSAAT; encoded by the coding sequence GTGCAGTTCATCGTCCTGCCCGTCCGCGGGCGGCCCGTCTCCCCCGTGCCGGGGCAGGCCTTCCTGGTTCGGAACGACTGGGATGACTACAGCTTCAAGACGACCTTCCTGCTGCTCTGCGTCGGTCCGGGCGGCGAGATCAGGGAGATCGGCGGGGTCAAGATCGGCCGATTCGGCATGACGGGGCCGGCCAGGACGCCGCTGCCAGAGGACTTCGAGACCCTGGACGGGGCCTTCTTCTCGCTCGGGCTGCGGGACACCTACTACGAACGGCTGCGTGAGCTGGGTCCCGATCTGCAGCGCACCGTGCTGCGGGCTCTCAACGATGTCTCCTTCGATCTGGATCTCTTCTCCCGTGCCCGCACCGAGAGCGTGATGGGCACGTCCCTGCTCCGGTCCGTTTCCGTCGATACCGTCGTCGGCCGTTTCAGGGGCAGCGACATACCCGCAGGGCCGCCGGCGGCCATCACCGACGTCACCCGGCGGCACTTGTTCGACGCGCTGCGCAGCACGGGGGCGAGCTGGTCGGGCAGCCTGGACGAGGTCACCTTCCTGCGCAGGCTGTACGACTTGGACGGCCTGAAGAGCCATGACCCGCGGTTCACCACGGCCGAGCGCGACATCGTCCAGCACCGCTACAACAACCCCGAGGACTGGGAAGACGACTGGGTCTTCGGCGACGACCGCTTCGGGCTCGCCGACGGCTCCGACGAGGTCCTGCTCCGCTTCCTCGCGGAAATGCTGCACCCCGCCGTGCGGACGGACCCCGTCGAGGTCCAACGACTGCGGGCTGTGGTCAATGATCGTCTGGCACCCGACGGCTACGAGCTCGCCGAGGTTCGCACGGTCAGCGGCTACCCGGTGTACGAGGCCCGCCGGATACCGGCACGCCCCGGCACCCCCCACCCTGCTCCCGCAGCCGCCCCGCCGGCCGCACCATCCGGCCAGGACGCCTACGCCGCGGTCCGCCGCGCCGCTCGCGGCGAGCGCAAGGACTACGCCTGCACGCGTGAACCGGTCCCGGATGGAGGCCAGGCGGACGTGTTCGAGGCGACCCACAAGACCCTCGGCACGACCGTCGCGTTGAAGAAGCTGCACAGCAAGTACCCGGTCGAACGCCAAGTGGCGCGCATGCGGCGGGAGATCGAGATCGGTCAGCTACTGGACGGTCTTCCCCACGCCATGCCGATTCTCGACTTCGGCGCCGACCACACCTGGTTCGTGATGCCCTGGGCGGACGCGACCGCCGCACAACGCCACGAGCTGCTGCGGGAACCGGCCGAGCTGCGCGCCCTGGTCAACGCTCTGGCATCGGTGCTGGCCGCCGCGCACGAGCACGGCTGGCTGCACCGCGACATCAAACCGTCGAACATCCTGTATTTCAACGGCCGTTGGACACTCGCCGACTGGGGCATCGTCCGCCGGCCGCGCGGCCAGACCACCAAGGTAGGGCGCACCGGCCTCTACATCGGCACCGAGGGCTTCGCCGCACCGGAACTGTCCGGAACGCCGCACGAGGCCACGGCGTCCAGTGACATCTACAGCATCGGCAGAGTCATCGCCTGGGCCCTCACCGGCAAGCTGCCGGAGACCAACCTGCCGCTGATGCCCCCTCCTGGCCCGTGGCGCACCATCGTCCGCGCCACCACCCACCAGGATCCGCAACGCCGCCCCCAGACCGTCAGCGACCTCCTCGCCCTGATCGAGCGCGAGCATGCGGTCATCCCCGAAGACCCCCTCCCGGCCGCCCAGACCCTGCTCCAAGCCGCCGGCACCGGCGACTCGGCCGCCGTCGACACTCTGCTGACCCTGGTCGGCGACCACCCCGAGGACTATGAACTCCACGTCGGCGTACTCGCCCACCTCGACACACGGCAGGCGGGACCGGCCCTCGCACGAGAACCCGCCCAAGCTCACGACCTACTGCGCGCCCTGGCAGAGCACGTCGACGGAGACGACACCCACATCGTGCAGTTCGGCGCAGCTGCGAGGGTCGTGATCTGGCTGTACGGCATCTGCTCCTACGCCGCCGACCACCGCGACTGGGACCTGCTGGAGGACGCCGCCCACACCATGTGCACCTGGGACGGCGCCTGGGACCAGTGGAGCGCCCAGGACAAGATCGTTTCCTGGCTGCGGGCTCTGAAGAGCGAAGCCGCATCTGTCATGGCCGCTGTCCTGCGTGAGCACCCGGAATCCGCCCAGCACTTCAGCCACATCGCCGACGACCGCACCGCCGACCCCCGCATACGCCAGGCATTACGCACCAGCGCGGCCACCTGA
- a CDS encoding DUF2397 family protein, whose translation MGIAVPEVPAGDSETDWVVEGWADAGMAAGDPARVVGYVLSPLRGQYLAIMEVLEQSVDHLTPAEVRAALAAEGTELPLATVTTRLRALSDTFLAASGRPDSEVERWHELNGARWRYSATPRGRQMQRLWTQLASDGLVPREIPMDGLSRIQQALAAIHGDQSSNAALSELAGQVFVEHDHLDGALVGQADMLAQLADRFNLDLRATGELKQLILEYATHVVVHLDAAVVRIHAELVRLRPRFAELAAARRGQSPAGALVARGVLAPARGLRAADWEQLLGWFSPGSGKAARFGLQLVRAIPMLHANLLRHQSVGGPATLRARALSLAVACQDPHHGRAVLRQALADRPWTKLHTVAEADTSEVVSWHEGPRVAALAMLRATGQSSARGAVTGRKPRDESEAVRRRAEREARHGAAVAEVLAGAGPLSDAACRLALRAVMAAARALEDSAGRIGQAEGVGCTLVAAAGVVGRVEGVRWSVLVPGRRVLFHPPVAVAAGRVPAGRRAEPAKVAVLVEAAR comes from the coding sequence GTGGGTATCGCGGTTCCGGAGGTCCCCGCAGGCGACAGCGAGACGGACTGGGTGGTGGAGGGCTGGGCCGATGCGGGCATGGCCGCGGGAGATCCAGCACGGGTGGTGGGCTATGTGCTCAGTCCGCTGCGCGGGCAGTACCTGGCGATCATGGAGGTGCTCGAGCAGTCGGTCGACCATCTGACCCCGGCGGAGGTTCGTGCGGCGCTCGCCGCAGAAGGGACGGAACTGCCTCTTGCCACGGTGACCACGCGGCTGCGTGCGCTCAGCGACACCTTCCTCGCCGCCTCAGGCCGGCCGGACTCGGAAGTCGAGCGGTGGCACGAGCTGAACGGTGCCCGCTGGCGCTACAGCGCGACCCCGCGAGGACGACAGATGCAGCGCCTGTGGACACAGCTGGCCAGCGACGGTCTCGTGCCACGGGAGATCCCCATGGACGGGCTCTCCAGGATCCAACAGGCGCTGGCCGCCATACACGGCGATCAGTCGTCCAACGCCGCTCTGTCGGAGCTGGCGGGGCAGGTGTTCGTCGAGCACGACCACCTCGACGGGGCTCTGGTGGGCCAGGCGGACATGCTGGCGCAGCTGGCCGACCGCTTCAATCTGGACCTGCGGGCGACGGGTGAGCTGAAGCAGCTGATCCTGGAGTACGCCACGCATGTGGTGGTCCATCTGGATGCGGCGGTGGTCCGCATCCATGCGGAGCTTGTCCGGCTCCGGCCGCGGTTCGCCGAGCTCGCGGCAGCGCGGCGCGGTCAGTCTCCGGCGGGGGCGCTGGTGGCGCGCGGGGTGCTGGCGCCGGCTCGGGGGCTGCGGGCAGCTGACTGGGAGCAGTTGCTGGGGTGGTTCTCGCCCGGGAGCGGCAAGGCGGCGCGGTTCGGGCTGCAGTTGGTGCGGGCGATTCCGATGCTGCATGCCAATCTGCTGCGGCATCAAAGCGTGGGAGGGCCGGCGACCCTGCGGGCGCGGGCGCTGTCGCTGGCGGTTGCCTGCCAGGATCCGCACCACGGGCGGGCGGTGCTGCGCCAGGCGCTGGCGGACAGGCCGTGGACGAAGCTGCATACGGTCGCGGAGGCCGACACGAGTGAGGTGGTGTCGTGGCACGAGGGTCCTCGGGTGGCGGCGCTGGCGATGCTGCGTGCGACCGGGCAGAGCTCGGCCCGGGGGGCCGTGACGGGGCGCAAGCCGCGCGATGAGAGTGAGGCGGTGCGGCGGCGTGCGGAGCGCGAGGCCCGGCACGGCGCTGCGGTGGCGGAAGTCCTGGCCGGGGCAGGCCCGTTGTCGGATGCGGCCTGCCGGCTGGCGCTGAGGGCGGTCATGGCTGCCGCGCGGGCGCTGGAGGACTCGGCGGGGCGCATCGGTCAGGCTGAGGGAGTCGGGTGCACTCTGGTGGCCGCTGCGGGGGTGGTGGGGCGGGTCGAGGGGGTGCGGTGGTCGGTGCTGGTGCCCGGCCGGAGGGTGCTGTTTCATCCCCCTGTTGCGGTGGCTGCCGGGCGGGTCCCGGCGGGCCGGCGGGCCGAACCGGCAAAGGTGGCCGTCCTGGTCGAGGCTGCCCGGTGA
- a CDS encoding DUF2398 family protein, giving the protein MSAVLGGVCGRRLVEDEQEVVAALVRRLRVQTWLIGGRDDELIEAVHRHAAAVRAVLEALGCMLTVEPDLVRVHVPVEPVGLMSGGDAPEGVWFWLTVAVLEGLPPRARLGQVVGAVRSAAAEAEIPVTQSQPELRALVAGLRMLCERGVLSELEGRVDDLMDGAQDPPVLLKIHHARLLHLLPRSVPLDDEGQWACDPGRDPEGWLRSLHRPGDEAVRVVGMLADRAVVHVCDLDEAEQQWFSTRLAREGARVAETLGLHLEHRLEGASLVVPEDISDARVLGPFRFPHRQQGGSGTVRHATLLLIDYLTGEGERGGPTAPDEGWCGAAASAVVRRLGELAVRHTRWRGEYRQRPEQLAGQIRTLLEGADLLRVAAGYEDWWWLSPAAARWTVVAHDGQLTDPLDSAGTETR; this is encoded by the coding sequence GTGAGCGCGGTGCTCGGCGGCGTGTGCGGCCGACGGCTGGTGGAGGACGAGCAGGAGGTCGTCGCGGCGCTGGTGCGCCGTCTGCGGGTGCAGACCTGGCTGATCGGCGGGCGGGACGATGAGCTCATCGAAGCGGTGCACCGGCATGCCGCGGCGGTGCGTGCGGTGCTGGAGGCGCTGGGCTGCATGCTGACGGTCGAGCCGGATCTGGTGCGCGTGCACGTGCCCGTGGAGCCGGTCGGTTTGATGTCCGGTGGTGACGCCCCGGAGGGGGTGTGGTTCTGGCTGACGGTCGCCGTGCTGGAGGGTCTTCCTCCCAGGGCGCGGCTGGGACAGGTGGTGGGCGCGGTGCGCTCGGCCGCCGCGGAGGCCGAGATCCCGGTGACGCAGTCGCAGCCCGAGCTGCGTGCGCTGGTCGCCGGGCTGAGGATGCTGTGCGAGCGCGGAGTGCTGAGTGAACTCGAGGGCCGCGTCGACGATCTGATGGACGGTGCGCAGGATCCACCGGTGCTGCTGAAGATCCACCATGCCCGCCTGCTGCACCTGTTGCCGCGCAGTGTGCCGCTGGATGACGAGGGGCAGTGGGCCTGTGACCCGGGGCGGGATCCCGAGGGCTGGCTGCGTTCACTGCACCGGCCCGGCGACGAGGCGGTGCGGGTGGTCGGCATGCTCGCCGACCGGGCGGTCGTCCACGTCTGCGACCTGGACGAGGCGGAGCAGCAGTGGTTCAGCACCCGGCTCGCCCGCGAAGGGGCCCGCGTGGCCGAGACGTTGGGGCTGCACCTGGAGCACCGGCTGGAAGGCGCCAGCCTGGTGGTGCCCGAAGACATCAGCGACGCCCGGGTGCTGGGACCGTTCCGCTTTCCCCACCGGCAACAGGGCGGTTCGGGCACCGTCCGGCACGCCACCTTGCTCCTCATCGACTACCTGACCGGCGAAGGCGAGCGGGGCGGACCGACGGCTCCCGACGAGGGCTGGTGCGGCGCCGCCGCGTCCGCGGTGGTCCGCCGCCTGGGTGAGCTGGCGGTACGGCACACGAGGTGGCGGGGAGAGTACCGGCAGCGGCCTGAGCAACTGGCCGGTCAGATCCGGACGCTGCTCGAAGGGGCCGATCTGCTGCGTGTGGCCGCGGGCTATGAGGACTGGTGGTGGCTGTCCCCCGCGGCGGCCCGCTGGACGGTCGTCGCTCACGACGGACAACTGACTGACCCCCTGGACAGTGCAGGAACGGAGACGCGATGA